Within Bacillus sp. Marseille-Q1617, the genomic segment TCATGTTAGATAAAATGAAAGTGAAGTCATTTGGGAGTCCCGACATTGAAGACCCCCGCTACCAATTCAAGGATAATCTAAATGTAGAAATCATACTCGATGCTAGCGGCAGTATGAAGACACAGATAAATGGAAGAACTAAAATGGAATTAGCGAGAGAAGCAATTAATACCTTTACATCTTCCCTTCCCAGGGAGGCAAAAGTTGCGCTTAGGGTATATGGTCATAAGGGCACAGGAAGCGATGCAGACAAAGAGATGTCATGTAAAGCAAACGAAAAGATTTATGATTTTCAAAGCTATGATAATAGCAAATTGAACAAAGCTCTGAATAGTATAAATGCTAAAGGGTGGACCCCGGTTGCAGCATCACTGAAGAAAGCCCAAAAAGATCTCTCGCAATTTCCTTCAGAACAAAACACGAACATCATTTTCCTAGTCAGTGATGGAATAGAAACATGCGATGGAGATCCAGTTGAAGCAGCTCAGTCATTACATAACTCAAAGGTAAATCCAATTGTGAATATAATTGGTTTTGATGTAGATGCTGCAGGTCAAAAACAGTTGCAGGAGGTAGCTGAAAGTGCTTCTGGTTCTTACGCCAACGTTTACGATTTAGATGAATTAAACGATGAATTCAATCGAGCAGAAGAAATTGCGGATAAATGGGAAATGTGGAAAAAGAAAGCACATAATGAAAATGATCTCCAAGAATATCTAAACACAAGTGAGATATTTGAATATACAAGTGATTGGTCTTCTAAGCACATAAAAGAAAATAACAACCTTTTGGGAGCCATTCTCTACCTTAAAGCAGAAGGGAAATTAACTAATCAAGCTCATAAATATTTATCCGATAAAGCCAATGGAAGACAATCGGATATAGTAAAATACTCGAAGGACATTGAAAGTGATCTCCATAAAATGAATCAAGCTACTTACAAAGAAATGAATAGGTTGATTAATGAGAAGTTTAATTCTATAAGTGAATGAAGAGTAATTCTGTTCAAAACAAAGATGGGATGAATGAGATTTTGAAGCGGCCTATTACACCTTGATTACACCGGGGTTTTTAGGAAAATGAAGGTTAAAGAAGATTGCCATTGGTTTTTAAAGCTAATCTTGCTCCAAACATTAGAAACTAGAAGAAAATGAAACTACTAATAAGGAGAGATCTAAATGTTCAACAAACAAAAAAAGGCGCTGAGCAATGCTAAGTTCAAAAAACTGATTACAAGAACAATCGGACATATATCCGTAGATACCGTATTAACCGAAGAAGAAGTGACTCCAGGGGATACAATGATGGGGGAAGTCCGGCTCTCAAGTAAGAAAGGGTTCAAAGAGGTAGAGAAAGTAAGTGTTTCTCTTATGCAGCAGTTTGCCACCGGAGAGGACCGCATTGGCAACTTGCCGTTGAATACGGTGGTGATGAAGTTGACGGAGGATCAGAAGGGTGAAAATGAAGTCATATTGCCTTTTGAATTGAAGGTGCCTCTATATACACCAAATAATGTGTGGAACAGAAAGTGCTGGGTCCAGACGGATATCGATCTTCCATATAGACTTGATCCCAGGGATATGGATTTTATCAATGTCCATGAACATCCAATCGTGACGCATGTGAACAGGGTACTGACTGAGGAAATGGGCTTCCGGAAAACAAACCGGGAAGAAGTCATTAATTATCCAGGATTCAAGGTCTCCTGGCATTCAGATAAACGAATACTCAACCACCCTCTATATCCAGCACTGTCAAAGAGGAACGTGGCATTGGCACATGAGCTCGAATATTTTGCACCGGAAGAATTCAAGGACAAGTACAAAGAAGTGGAACTGGTTTATGACATCAAAGAAGACGGTCTGGACCTTTATGTTGAAATCCAATTC encodes:
- a CDS encoding VWA domain-containing protein; the encoded protein is MNKKYIKITMVLFLSLIIMGCQSHNEKTEGNNHDPKVKTEPKKEKQQNDNMDQLSNFPELVSATDAPETLEEVIDYPAGPFANSDFDEGNKEVIDAVEKLPTIEGEVDEEFLEAYWNYLLSLFAVDYKGPEVMLDKMKVKSFGSPDIEDPRYQFKDNLNVEIILDASGSMKTQINGRTKMELAREAINTFTSSLPREAKVALRVYGHKGTGSDADKEMSCKANEKIYDFQSYDNSKLNKALNSINAKGWTPVAASLKKAQKDLSQFPSEQNTNIIFLVSDGIETCDGDPVEAAQSLHNSKVNPIVNIIGFDVDAAGQKQLQEVAESASGSYANVYDLDELNDEFNRAEEIADKWEMWKKKAHNENDLQEYLNTSEIFEYTSDWSSKHIKENNNLLGAILYLKAEGKLTNQAHKYLSDKANGRQSDIVKYSKDIESDLHKMNQATYKEMNRLINEKFNSISE
- a CDS encoding sporulation protein, translated to MFNKQKKALSNAKFKKLITRTIGHISVDTVLTEEEVTPGDTMMGEVRLSSKKGFKEVEKVSVSLMQQFATGEDRIGNLPLNTVVMKLTEDQKGENEVILPFELKVPLYTPNNVWNRKCWVQTDIDLPYRLDPRDMDFINVHEHPIVTHVNRVLTEEMGFRKTNREEVINYPGFKVSWHSDKRILNHPLYPALSKRNVALAHELEYFAPEEFKDKYKEVELVYDIKEDGLDLYVEIQFFVPKEIGGTMQRFALREKGLDEQIHKLSFTLEELEGSEAIKDKMLDLLRNTEIPEELRV